Part of the Musa acuminata AAA Group cultivar baxijiao chromosome BXJ2-7, Cavendish_Baxijiao_AAA, whole genome shotgun sequence genome is shown below.
ATGCTGCATTAGGATCCTTCTCTAGCTTGATCATTTGAGAGGCATTAGTTATTTGCATCAAGATATTCTCCTTTGCAGCCTGAGCAGTTAATAAACATACATATAAAGTTGAGAGAAATCAACAATCTGAGAGAACACCCTGGACAGTAATGGGAAAAATATAGAATGAGAAATGGAATACCTTTTTTATGTCTTGTGACAATATGTCACTGGTCTCCATGGATAGACAGATCTGTTTCATGCCTTGCCTAAGCAAACTACAAGCAAATCTGCAATAAAAATTGGAGCTTTATTGCAGACTAAGGAAAGAAATTGACACCATTTCTAGTAATAACTTTCCTTATGTGTGAATTACTAGAGATGCATACCCTATATTGATGGCAGTCTCCATCTTATCACCTGTAAGAACCCAGATCTTGAGGCCAGCTTGTGCTAGTTTATCTATGCATTGAGGAACCTGTAGGAGAgggtgcatatgttcaaagagctTGAGCTTAAACaagttaataaaaataaatcactCAGCTTACTCCTTTCTGTAATTTGTCTTCTACGGCAGTTGCACCAATAAGAATCAGATCCCTCTCAATCATGTCAGCGATGCGCTCAAGTTCAGCTTCTCTATCAGGCCCAATTGTAGTTTTTGCTTTAAGGAACTCAGCGTTCCAAGCAGAGTACTCAGACTCTCCAAGTACCCGGTAAGCCAGAGCCAAAGTCCGCAAGCCTGCTTCCCCATATTCATTTAAATGTTTAATTGTATCTCTCTCATATACTCTTCCATTTCTTGACAGTCTATCCAAAATGATGCTGCCCGATATAAAAAAGAAGTAATTTATTTAGGCACCAAAATTGTGAATCCTGAAGataaaaatttgataaatatGCATTGTGATATGTGTAATATTGTTTTACAACATAAGCAGATAATTGAACTTAGAAGAATAGGTAGCATTCCATGGACCCCCacacccccccccaaaaaaaaaaaaaaaagggtgtatGCCAACATTATGAGTTACTCCATTGTACCTGTCAGCACCTTTGCATAAAAGAAGAATCTGGCCAGTGTCATCACGCACAATTACTGACATCCTCTTCCTTCTGCTGTTAAACTCCAATAAGTTCAGAACCTTGAACTCcctaaaaggaaaggaaaggaaaaaaatagGAAAAGAATTCTCAGATTTAGATTGCAGGAATAACCAAGGGAgacaaacaataaacttgttaaaCCATAAAGATTCAGCTAAAACCTTTCTAAAGGATCCTCAGAAGCAGAATATCTCTCCCTGACAAAGACACTTGATTGAGTCCTCTTAGAGAATTCGAACCCAAATTGTCTGGCTGCCATAAGGAAAGCTCCTTCATCTGGTGATTCCACCTCATATGTGAATCCACCAGTTTTTTCATTTGGCTCAGGTATTGCTGTGTGACAAAGAGCAAGTGTCCTGAAGAATAAAAGAATGATACCCGCATTAGGCTCATTTGTCCAGTTTCCTTGCATGAGGCGGTCATCCTCAAAGCTGAAACCTCTTGTTGCAGGCTTTTGTGGCTTCTCAACCATGGAAGTATTCCCATCTTCCAATTCAATCTCTGATGAGCCAAAACCACTCCTACTGTTCTCCCAAAAATCATGAGTACTGCTATGCTGCTCGGATGTACCTGATGCTTCTGATGCGAAATGCTTGGCAGCAGCAATTTCCACTTCACTTGAATCAACACCATATGAAACTCCAGCAATGGAACACTTCAAAAAATCCATTTGGTTGCATGTTAAGGTGCCAGTTTTATCTGATAATATTGTGTCAACTTGCCCAAGCTCCTCATTCAAATTTGATGTCCGTGCTTGTGCCGGATTCCCTGTCTCCCCATCACGCATGTGAAGATCTTGGTTTATGAATGTCGCTTGCAAGACCTTGACAACCTCAATGGAAACATAGAGGGAAATAGGTATCAGGTACCCATAAAGAATAAGAGCAGTGACAAGATGGAAGAAGCCAGATAAAGCAGGCTCTGAAGCATTATAGATGTACGAGGTCTTATTTGGTTGCATGTACCACCAGTGTGGCATCCCAAACTTCGTCATAACAGCATAACCTACTGAGCTGATCAATGAAATCAACATGAGAAAGGTAAATAGAATGTATATAATCTTATCCATCTTCTTCTCGATTTTACTTCTCTTAGATGATGACTCAGTTGCATTCTGCATGACTTTGCTGTCATGACCAGTGAAGATAACCACTCCATAGACATATGCAGTATTCCTAAGCTTTGAATCTCTGAGAAGTATCTGACTTGGGTCAAGTGCATAAACCTGCTGCTCATACTCAAAGTTACCCATGAAAGTGTAGAGACTAGGATTGGGGTCCTCACACCGAATGGTTGCTGTGAAGTTGCTGAAAGCTGCATCATCGTCCAATGGTAAAGTGACTTCCAAAGATCTCTTGACCTTCAAATAGGTTTCTCCATCCAAATTCATGGTCTCGACATAGCATATGCCATCCGCATAACTTGAGGACAAAAGAAGCAAGTCAGCAGGAAAGAATTGATCTTTTTCAACCTTCACAATATCTCCAACACGAATCTTCTGCCAGTGTCTGTAACCAAAGTGACCTTCTCCCCTGTGGACACTAACCTTACGGCTATTAACCTTCACGTCCTGCATGAACCTCCGCCAATCTTCCAATGCCTCCTTAGCCATACTGAGACCAACAACAAATGCCAGGGGGGCAATCATGCTCACAGCCGAGAAGGGGGTGACAGGGGTGAGGGAGAGCAAAGCAGCAAGGAGAAAGTATAGATTGGCGACACGGCGGAATTGTTCGAAAATAGCTTTCGGGAGGAAAGTGACGATGTTGTACTTGGTGGTGCTGATGTAGTTGGTAGGATATTTGAGGGGCTTCTTGCGGTGTGATCCGGGCTGGTTGCAATGGACGATGCGGGAGTATCCAGGACCCTGCAGGGAGTGGCGATGCTCATTGTCTAATAACACGGTAGGACGGAGACAAGCAAAAGTGTAGAGCTTGCTCCATCGGAGTCGCTCCTGATTCCTTCCTCCCCGTGCCATCTCCTCTTCTTGTTAGGGTTTCCACAGCTCAAATCAAACACAACTGTTCCGCGTCATTCaaaattggattttttttttgaactttttttccCCTTCAACTCCAACTACAATGCTCTGTGCTTCACTTTGCAAAGTGACTTGGGCAATCAAGAACATAAACTACGATGCTGTTGTGATGGATTTCGGAGTCTCATCCAACAGTTTTCAGTAAAGCGAAGGAAAACCTTGAGATACAAATCTATTCACAAATTAACGCTCAGGCAAACTGACAAAGAAGGTCACTAATGGTGGAGATAACGAGCCAAATCTTTTCAGACAAAGGTAATCACGCGAAGGCTTCCAGGAAAGCCGATGTTCTTTCATACAAATTCGGGCTCAAAAATTAGAGAAATAAGAGAATAAACCAAACATTGCAGCTCGATTTTGAAGATGCGAGGACTTCGCAGAAATGCAACAGATTTAGTTCACCGCCTATCGATTAGGTCAGCGATAAGATTTAAAAGCCGCTCTGCATCAGGGGTTTCCCATTAAACTCACCAAAGAAGAAAAGTCAAAATAATGTTCAAGAACCAAATCAGGACCACATCGAAAGAAACCGATCGAAAGCATACGGATTCAGCTCGGCGGAAAGGGAGAGAAAAACGCACCTGGAGTCAAGCGCAAACCCCGGAAAAGTAACGGCTTTGTCAAAAGGATCGTTCACGTCAACAATGGCGAGAGGGAGAAAGAGGTAGAGATCGGAGGCGAGGGTTCGCTCGCACACCCTCAAAGCGCACGCACGCGAAGACGAAGAAGACGAAGGCGAAAACCAGAGAATTCACGGCCTACGTGATCATCCGTTAATTCTTCGGTCTTCTCGCTATTTGATGGCGGAAAATAAACAAACCCACCAAGTCGAGAGAAAAAAAACCCTAATTAAGCTTAACTGGGGAAGCAATCGGGTTTTAATCGACCGAATAAGTTATATTTTACGCCGGGTGAGCTAATGGTAGCGAAGCCCTCTTTCGGCTTTTCGCGCGGACTTCAGCTGTCGAATCCCAGCCAGGATCCAGGGTTTCCGACTCCTACCATAGCGATGGTACGACCAAAACATTCCCTCCGTTCCACGTTTCGGCTTTCTATTGTATGTTCGTCATGACGATGCCCCGTAGTCCGCGGCCGTGTGGAGCGAACTGGATTCTCCGTCCATGTGTACTTCACGTCCGTCAAGTCGTGGTGCTTTGTGATGCACGTGGAAATCTGGTCTTCGGATGTGATTAAATAGAGTTCTAATTTTACaacattatcataaaaaaataaacacatttcgccttttcttcttcttcttcttcttcttcactatttcattaatttaattaaagcaaccaaaaaaaagaaagtaCGGACAAACAATTGTTTTGTGAttaatcaaaaataataattcctATCGTAATTTAGATCGGACAAAATCCTAACAGTCAAATTATGGATAAAAGGGGattaaagcaaaaaaagaaaagcagaaatcaCATGCTTCCATTGACAGGACTGGTAGTTTTGGGTTGGTGGCTGAAAGTGTTAGGCCAACTGCTCTCCAAACAAACAATGTGATTTGTACCAAATCAATTGCTAATTGGAATTTAGATAttataatatacatacatatatataaattgtattattaattatattctaaTAGTAGAGGAAACATCGTTGATCACACAAATGAGCATGATCCTTAATCAATCATTGCAAAGCCATGTACGTAACCCCCAGGGAAGTTGGTCACATAATGAATGGATTCCCCACATGTCAACATCGTAGAGCACGCTCCAATAGTTAATCCACCTTGGAGAGGAGAGCAAACTATGTTGGCAGGTTAGGTTGGTGATTGTGCCCTTAGTGACGCCTTCTGTTCGCTTTAAAGGTGATGGCAAAAGGACTTGCGCCAGCATAAATTACCTCAAGTATGTATGATGGGGCATGTGAAATGACATCCCAACTTTGATCAATATGATGTCCAGCCAATTTCTATCTTCTTCCTATTTCATTTTTGATCTACAGCAGAGAATTGACATTTTCACATAGTGAGGCTATGATGGACACAGTGATTTCCATCGTTCCTATGACCAATCTAATGACATGAGAGGTTCGCAACTCTCCACTACCTACCTTGTTACTCGTGTCTCTTCGCTTTACAGATTCCCCAATCCATCTTGTAAACAGTGGAAAGGATCGCAGAAGCAACATGCACAGTAGCAACGCGTCAGCTGCAAGCCCTGTGTTTCCCAAAGGCCGCCTATCTGTCTTGGTTTGCTTGGAACGAAGAAAGCGAATGATCCCACCGGGGAACATCATCATCATTGCAAGCTTAAACATATATGTACGAGAGAGAGCACTCACGCATCCGAAGAAGCTTTCCGGTGGTTGGTTCTCTTCTTTAGTGATACCCAAGTCCTCTCTTTCTCATGTGACTACTGTTGCACTCGAGAGAGCTTCATGTCATTAAAGATGGAACAACGGAGAAGACGATGCATTTAGTGATCCACATTGGCTTGTCAGATATTAAATGTCGAACTGCGATTGCTGACACTGGAGGTGTTTCCCCTACGGTCTTTGCTCTACAGCAAGCACATGCATGCAATTACAACAGCTGAAGCTGAGGTCGAATGAAGGGATATCAGACGTATCAGTAAATATCGACTCTCATCAAACACATCCAAATGTCGAGCACAAATATGCTTCTTTTAGTGGTCATATAATTTGCATAGAGATCTTTGCAGAAAGAAGCGGGTTGGGTTGGGCATGTCCCCATAGATACATTGCCGGAACAGTTCATTCCATCAATGTGAGTCGATTCTGCCATAGTCCATCTACTCCATTGATGAGTCTCTTGCAAGCATTCCCGTGACTTATTCTTCGGTGCTAGAAACCACGTAGGGCCATTGTTGCTACTTAGTGAGTTGCCATTTCTGGTTTCATGTTAGCCTTTTGAATTGTATAGTTCCATCATAGTCATCCCATTGTCTTCTTGGAGGGACCAAACATCATTGCGACATATATAGACTGCAAGAAACTTTAAGCACCTCCAACTtaagtctttttttttcttgtttaggtAATGGACCTGCTGCTTAATGGAGAACCACCACATCTAAAGGAAGCCGAGAGAATCAAACAAAAGGCACTGGAAAAAAATTGAATACATACTCTATAAATAATACAATCATGATGGTTTAGAATATCACTGACGAGACAACTTATTCCATCTTCTAGACAAATTTGAGATGGTCTATGGAAAAGAGAAGGATGATTACTAAACAAGAATGGTGTACGTATCAGCTGATGCGTACAGACTGATCCACTGATCTTCCTCGACTATGTCTAATCTCATCTTAATAATATATAGGATATATATCAACATCATCCAGGAAAATATCTTTAGATGATGCAATGCATTAGTCTTCCGTTATCATCTAATAAACGCAAAACTAATCGAGTGAGAAGATTTTATGAACGATGATTCAATTACTGACTATAAAATGCCATTTTTTTGTCTACTACTGAGTGTACTGACGATTTGTTCTATTAATATTTGGAGGCGTGAAGAAGGGTTGCTTTGGGCTTAAGCAAAGGATACAGATACGTAAGTTGGCCGATATGACCTTTAACTCAGAAAGCTCCTTTTTCTTTTCGAAGGAAAAATTACTGAATCACCTTTGGCACAAAACCAAGAAAAAGAACTACAATCTAGCTTACAATTACAGGTTAATAATACATGGGTAAGTTGGCATGAAGGTGAAGATGTTGAGCATATCTCAAGTTACTACAGCTCCATTTTGTAGAGATTAGTCATTTTCCACTCAAAAACATCTAGAttgaagaatcaaagaataaacgtgaaaagcaaatggaaacttcgAGTTTACCTAAATAATTCAAACACAACTAGACAACTAGAGCGAGCTTGGTCGATGGATTAAGATAGTGCCAAAAAAGATAACATGCCCAATCTTGTTGAGAAATCGAGATGGTTCATTGCAAAGAAACAAGATTATTCACTTAACAATATGCTCACAAATTTGTCCATTTACTTTAGTAAGTACTATTTAAGCAAATTGATTGAAAGTAATAATTCCTTTCTTTGGACGAGTTACGTTAAACACTCAAACCTCTACTTTAAATATCATTTATCAAGGTTAATTATAAATATTCTCAATAATTagctatatttttatattttgatatttacatttttttAAGTTATCCCTATATaaggttaaaaagataattttataagattaaaaataaaaaaaagaaaaaaatattaaaaaatatagttaaatgtttcactttcgtaaatataaaaattgataGTAAGAATAACTAATTAcaacaaataatttataattaactcaATTTATCATTAAGCAAACTCTATAGAAATGCCATTTACATGAAAATTTCATGTCGATGAATATTCCAGTCACACTTGTGATGAGGGATTATGTTGGATTCACTATAATATATATCCAATCacacttgagagagagagagagatagagggagGGGGAGGCGTAATAAACTATGCCAAGACGTAACTCGAATTTATTGCTCGTCTAATTGCATCAGATGCCTAATCATTCATTAGGTGTCTTAAATTATTATGTCCCTTTACTAACACATGCAATTCTAGGCTCAAAAGGCAGGTAAAATGGATGGCAGCTATGGCCAATAGAAGCACATGCGACTGGAGGCCAGCGTGCGGCCAACAAGGTCAGAGATCTTTATGTGTGTCCCAAGAGATGACAGCTTCATTTGGAGAGATCAGCTCTGTAGGAATCTAAATCAATGAGTATCTCGGAGAATGACGCCACGACTAACCTAAAACTTGTCTGAAAACTTAAGCAGATAGATCTGACAAATCTGTAGTTATGTGTGTCCATGGAGCCCAACCAACCAAGG
Proteins encoded:
- the LOC135583562 gene encoding probable phospholipid-transporting ATPase 4; its protein translation is MARGGRNQERLRWSKLYTFACLRPTVLLDNEHRHSLQGPGYSRIVHCNQPGSHRKKPLKYPTNYISTTKYNIVTFLPKAIFEQFRRVANLYFLLAALLSLTPVTPFSAVSMIAPLAFVVGLSMAKEALEDWRRFMQDVKVNSRKVSVHRGEGHFGYRHWQKIRVGDIVKVEKDQFFPADLLLLSSSYADGICYVETMNLDGETYLKVKRSLEVTLPLDDDAAFSNFTATIRCEDPNPSLYTFMGNFEYEQQVYALDPSQILLRDSKLRNTAYVYGVVIFTGHDSKVMQNATESSSKRSKIEKKMDKIIYILFTFLMLISLISSVGYAVMTKFGMPHWWYMQPNKTSYIYNASEPALSGFFHLVTALILYGYLIPISLYVSIEVVKVLQATFINQDLHMRDGETGNPAQARTSNLNEELGQVDTILSDKTGTLTCNQMDFLKCSIAGVSYGVDSSEVEIAAAKHFASEASGTSEQHSSTHDFWENSRSGFGSSEIELEDGNTSMVEKPQKPATRGFSFEDDRLMQGNWTNEPNAGIILLFFRTLALCHTAIPEPNEKTGGFTYEVESPDEGAFLMAARQFGFEFSKRTQSSVFVRERYSASEDPLEREFKVLNLLEFNSRRKRMSVIVRDDTGQILLLCKGADSIILDRLSRNGRVYERDTIKHLNEYGEAGLRTLALAYRVLGESEYSAWNAEFLKAKTTIGPDREAELERIADMIERDLILIGATAVEDKLQKGVPQCIDKLAQAGLKIWVLTGDKMETAINIGFACSLLRQGMKQICLSMETSDILSQDIKKAAKENILMQITNASQMIKLEKDPNAAFALIIDGKTLTYALDDDLKNQFLSLAVNCASVICCRVSPKQKALVTRLVKEGTGKTTLAIGDGANDVGMIQEADIGVGISGVEGMQAVMASDFSISQFRFLERLLVVHGHWCYKRIAQMICYFFYKNIAFGLTIFYFEAYTGFSGQSVYDDWYMLLFNVILTSLPVISLGVFEQDVSSEVCLQFPALYQQGPRNLFFDWYRIFGWMGNGLYSSIAIYFLNIHIFYNQAFRAEGQTADMAAVGTAMFTCIIWAVNLQIALTMSHFTWIQHLFVWGSVATWYLFLVAYGMSSSLISGNGYQILLEALGPAPMYWAATLLVTLACNIPYLAHISFQRAINPLDHHVIQEIKCFKKDVEDQHMWKRERSKARQKTDIGFSARVDAKIRQLREKFQRKVSSLSIQTQS